The Takifugu rubripes chromosome 7, fTakRub1.2, whole genome shotgun sequence genome has a segment encoding these proteins:
- the dscc1 gene encoding sister chromatid cohesion protein DCC1: MRTLEEVQATLEIAKLKEEDLQKTIHCLSFGESVSSADYCLMELDDTLCKHIEAGQSLVIRGDKDERAVLCSVDTTYDLKIADTSNLLLFVPECRKPNHVTNSEGVSHVAHTEIWGFCNSYWELRKQRPKLKKLKKLLMENPYEGPAIGGQEENTENRYTMLDLLERIQASEQEINTHLETIHACQIDGYWRILDFDYEMKVLGHLTQLVDSESWSFDQVPLQTCLEELAPLEPKEMIEHCLNCYGQRYSENDQVFYALNEDKVCRGLALMLLQNAVKFNLREFQEVWQQSVPEGMSTRLDQLKSVALVDQASHPETICLLRVEDLPEDTLERFHHLFTLREKWTEDDITPYIQDLCGEKQTTGALLTKYARSSMQNGIKVFNSRRPVAT, from the exons ATGAGAACATTAGAGGAGGTACAGGCCACACTGGAAATTGCCAAACTGAAAGAAGAGGATCTCCAAAAAACAATCCACTGTCTGTCTTTCGGAGAAAGTGTTTCTTCTGCAGACTATTGTTTGATGGAGCTGGACGACACTTTGTGCAAACACATTGAAGCTGGACAAAG TCTAGTAATTCGGGGAGATAAGGATGAACGTGCAGTTCTATGCAGCGTGGACACGACCTACGATTTAAAGATAGCTGACACGTCcaatctgctgctgtttgtgccaGAATGCAGAAAACCAAATCATGTCACAAACAGCGAGGGCGTCTCTCACGTGGCACACACAGAG ATCTGGGGATTTTGTAACAGCTACTGGGAGCTCAGGAAACAGCGTCCTAAACTGAAGAAACTGAAGAAGCTTTTAATGGAAAATCCTTACGAGGGTCCAGCTataggagggcaggaagagaacACTGAGAACAGG TACACCATGTTGGATCTCCTGGAGAGGATTCAGGCCAGTGAACAAGAGATAAACACCCATTTGGAGACCATCCATGCTTGCCAGATTGATG GCTACTGGAGGATACTGGATTTTGACTATGAGATGAAGGTGCTCGGTCATCTGACTCAGCTCGTGGATTCTGAGTCGTGGTCTTTTGATCAGGTACCCCTCCAAACCTGTCTTGAAGAGTTGGCTCCACTGGAACCCAA AGAGATGATTGAGCACTGTTTGAACTGCTATGGCCAACGCTATAGTGAAAACG ACCAGGTCTTTTATGCACTTAATGAGGATAAGGTCTGTCGGGGTCTGGCACTGATGTTACTTCAGAACGCTGTTAAATTCAACCTGAGGGAGTTTCAGGAAGTCTGGCAGCAGAGTGTCCCTGAGGGAATGAGCACGAGACTGGATCAACTAAAG AGTGTTGCCCTGGTGGACCAAGCCTCCCACCCTGAGACCATCTGCCTACTGCGGGTGGAGGATCTTCCAGAGGACACACTGGAGCGCTTCCACCACCTCTTCACGCTCAGGGAGAAATGGACGGAAGATGACATCACACCTTACATACA ggaCCTGTGTGGAGAGAAACAGACCACCGGCGCCCTTCTAACCAAATATGCTCGCTCTTCAATGCAGAATGGAATCAAGGTCTTTAACTCCAGACGACCTGTAGCTACGTGA